The following proteins come from a genomic window of Candidatus Bathyarchaeia archaeon:
- a CDS encoding 50S ribosomal protein L11, protein MPAEKRIVELVVSGGQATAGPPIGPAIGPLGVNVVAVVNKINELTKEYSGMKVPVKVIVDPETKTFEVEVGIPTTSALIIKEASIAKGSGKPNAEKVGNLSMEQVIKIAKIKRSNLLAKTLKAAVKEIIGSCVSMGVTVDGKDPKTVLREIDEGKYDDAIKSAEETKQ, encoded by the coding sequence ATGCCGGCTGAGAAAAGAATTGTTGAGCTAGTTGTGAGCGGCGGGCAGGCGACAGCAGGCCCACCTATAGGCCCGGCCATCGGGCCTCTAGGCGTAAACGTTGTCGCCGTGGTGAACAAGATTAACGAATTGACTAAGGAATACTCTGGGATGAAGGTTCCGGTCAAAGTGATCGTTGACCCGGAGACGAAGACCTTTGAGGTTGAGGTTGGCATACCGACCACCTCAGCCCTAATTATTAAGGAGGCTAGCATAGCGAAGGGCTCTGGGAAACCTAACGCCGAGAAAGTTGGCAACCTATCAATGGAGCAGGTCATAAAGATCGCTAAGATAAAGCGGAGCAATCTCTTGGCTAAGACTTTAAAGGCGGCTGTTAAAGAGATTATCGGCAGCTGTGTTAGCATGGGTGTTACAGTTGATGGTAAGGATCCTAAAACGGTTCTGAGAGAGATCGATGAAGGAAAATATGATGATGCAATTAAAAGCGCTGAGGAGACAAAACAATAA
- a CDS encoding transcription elongation factor Spt5 has protein sequence MGAEESRFFAVSTTVGQERNVAMIIMGRVETNNIPVKAILVPENLKGYVFIEADGPHWVERATANIKHVKSRVSGALPFSEIEKYVVVKSVIDELDVDDIVEVISGPFRGMRAKITDIDKSKGEITIELLEATFTLPVTVHADYVRLVSKGK, from the coding sequence ATGGGTGCTGAGGAATCAAGATTCTTTGCCGTAAGCACGACTGTCGGCCAAGAGAGGAACGTCGCCATGATCATAATGGGCCGCGTTGAAACAAACAATATTCCAGTTAAGGCCATACTTGTACCTGAAAACCTTAAGGGTTACGTATTTATTGAGGCTGACGGTCCCCACTGGGTTGAGAGGGCCACAGCCAACATAAAGCATGTTAAATCAAGGGTTTCAGGCGCCCTGCCCTTCTCGGAAATTGAGAAATATGTTGTGGTAAAATCAGTTATCGATGAGCTCGATGTTGACGATATCGTTGAGGTTATAAGCGGGCCGTTTAGGGGCATGAGAGCTAAGATAACTGACATAGATAAAAGTAAGGGTGAGATAACCATAGAGTTATTGGAGGCAACATTCACGTTGCCAGTTACTGTTCACGCAGACTATGTGAGACTAGTTTCAAAGGGGAAGTGA
- a CDS encoding protein translocase SEC61 complex subunit gamma — MGLTSFIKASARLLKLARKPDRDELWLSIKLCFLGVAIVGSIGFAVYMLASFIRASVQLLSLYWYLVGG; from the coding sequence TTGGGGCTAACGTCATTTATAAAGGCTAGCGCAAGACTGCTCAAGCTCGCTAGGAAACCTGATAGGGATGAGCTTTGGCTCTCCATAAAACTGTGTTTTCTAGGAGTAGCCATAGTTGGATCAATAGGCTTCGCAGTATACATGCTCGCCTCCTTCATTAGGGCAAGCGTCCAGCTACTCAGCCTATACTGGTATCTGGTGGGTGGCTGA
- a CDS encoding TIM barrel protein, which translates to MVFMDLRKQKIRRSKEEMLKHLKSFRLEPKFSIGVWYFYPGGGRFHEPYVERGSIHDVLRKVAVMYDKGVIDSTFGLEAHYPNEVNYDLLDEYRSLQKETGVRLITVVPGLFYDRVFEFGSLSNPDPKVRRIALQRTIETLRLAKEIDADFVVVWPGIDGYENPIGTEFYSMWDNFETGLAEAMDAVPGVRVAIEPKPYEPRGNNIYRNTANGILMARNVESLLKSEENRRLLSEGHALVGLNPEVGHVLMGHEELAYAFASIMREGRLAHTHWNSQPLGNYDQDLNVGVLGLDQMYAALLVLKMYGYEGRFGIDINPERMPVEVAIALNVNALRAACERINSLDFDRLVEAMYDPANNRGVAEDVMTRSLAPALTRLIDITRLFK; encoded by the coding sequence ATGGTTTTCATGGATCTACGCAAACAGAAGATTAGAAGAAGTAAAGAGGAGATGCTTAAGCATCTAAAGAGCTTCCGTTTAGAACCCAAGTTTTCAATCGGCGTCTGGTACTTCTATCCGGGCGGCGGAAGGTTTCATGAACCCTACGTAGAGAGGGGTTCAATCCACGATGTGCTTAGGAAAGTCGCCGTAATGTACGATAAAGGGGTTATCGACTCAACATTCGGTTTAGAGGCCCATTACCCAAATGAGGTCAACTACGATCTGCTGGACGAATATAGGAGCCTCCAGAAGGAGACCGGTGTGAGGCTGATAACCGTTGTTCCGGGATTATTCTATGATAGGGTCTTCGAGTTTGGGTCTCTATCGAACCCTGATCCGAAAGTTAGGAGGATAGCATTACAGCGGACAATAGAGACCTTGAGGCTGGCCAAAGAGATAGACGCGGATTTCGTTGTTGTTTGGCCCGGTATAGACGGCTATGAGAACCCCATAGGAACAGAGTTTTACTCAATGTGGGATAACTTTGAGACCGGTCTCGCCGAAGCCATGGACGCTGTTCCGGGCGTTAGGGTTGCTATAGAGCCTAAACCCTACGAGCCTCGCGGAAACAATATTTATAGGAACACCGCTAACGGCATTTTAATGGCTAGAAATGTTGAGTCTCTGCTGAAATCCGAGGAGAATAGGAGGCTTCTATCTGAAGGCCACGCGCTTGTGGGATTGAATCCAGAGGTTGGCCATGTCTTGATGGGGCATGAGGAGCTAGCCTACGCTTTTGCCTCAATTATGCGTGAGGGGAGGCTTGCGCACACTCACTGGAACAGTCAGCCTCTAGGAAACTATGATCAAGACTTAAACGTCGGTGTGCTCGGCTTGGATCAAATGTACGCGGCGCTGCTAGTGCTGAAAATGTATGGCTATGAGGGGCGCTTCGGGATAGACATAAACCCTGAGAGGATGCCTGTCGAAGTCGCCATAGCATTAAACGTTAACGCTTTGAGGGCTGCATGCGAGAGAATAAACAGTTTAGATTTCGATAGGCTTGTGGAGGCGATGTATGATCCGGCGAACAATAGGGGTGTAGCCGAAGACGTTATGACGAGATCCTTAGCGCCAGCCTTAACCCGCCTAATAGATATAACGCGCCTATTCAAGTGA
- a CDS encoding molybdopterin-dependent oxidoreductase: protein MSLTPNEKFFIIQKGEIPNVNIEEWRLTVDGYVEKPLSLSYDEIRALPQTRLIEVLECYDNMPGGSLIGVAEWEGVLVRRLLDIARPKDGASTLLFHSLDGYSTNHKMDYVRKMCVMLALKMNGATLLIEHGYPARLVAPGMYGYKWAKWVYRVEVLKDEKLGYWERRGYPSEPFRGLQE from the coding sequence GTGTCATTAACCCCTAACGAGAAGTTCTTCATTATCCAGAAGGGTGAGATCCCAAACGTAAATATTGAGGAATGGCGCCTTACAGTGGACGGATACGTTGAGAAGCCGCTCTCCCTCTCATACGACGAGATAAGGGCTTTGCCGCAGACCAGATTAATTGAGGTTCTGGAATGCTACGACAACATGCCCGGCGGCTCCCTGATAGGGGTCGCCGAATGGGAAGGCGTCCTCGTGAGGCGGCTGCTCGATATAGCTCGGCCTAAAGACGGCGCCTCAACCCTACTCTTCCACTCCCTAGACGGCTACTCCACTAACCACAAGATGGATTATGTTAGGAAGATGTGCGTTATGCTCGCCCTAAAAATGAACGGCGCAACCCTACTGATCGAACACGGCTATCCGGCTAGGCTCGTCGCCCCCGGAATGTATGGTTACAAGTGGGCTAAATGGGTTTACAGAGTGGAGGTTTTAAAGGACGAGAAGCTCGGATACTGGGAGAGGAGGGGCTATCCCTCTGAGCCCTTTAGGGGTTTACAAGAATAG
- a CDS encoding uroporphyrinogen decarboxylase family protein, translated as MRRRVMTVYRGGEPDRIPWLIYDGLLPRGYFERRLRNMGLGLKVSAPVWRAEMPHVRVETRSLGNIVYTSFHTPVGSVSMKQRIGLQEGAGSSWIVEHPIKGLADFEVVEFIAEDTRYVPDYKPFLDAERNLGDDGIVFVWAGRSPIQELQIELMGYEMFAVALHRYPKEFERLLRALEKRADERYKIIAESPAEVVNGTDNINSVIVSPKLYEKYVMPFYSRQHRLLRKHDKILEDHMDGKLKALKDLVAKTDLDAVEAFTPPPMGDLPLKEAREAWDGKIVSLNIPESIFLESPSRVKEYVLSLLREAAPGDRFMLSITEDIPAGYREKGLLAATSVWRKHGRYPVKIYSETGGY; from the coding sequence GTGAGGAGGAGGGTGATGACCGTTTACCGCGGCGGGGAACCCGATAGAATACCATGGTTAATTTATGATGGGTTGCTTCCTAGGGGCTACTTTGAGCGCAGGCTTAGGAATATGGGTTTAGGCTTAAAGGTCTCAGCTCCGGTTTGGAGGGCTGAGATGCCTCATGTCCGCGTTGAGACGAGGAGTCTAGGCAACATCGTATATACGAGCTTCCATACCCCTGTTGGCAGCGTTTCGATGAAGCAGAGAATCGGTTTACAGGAGGGCGCAGGCTCATCTTGGATCGTAGAGCATCCGATTAAGGGCTTGGCGGACTTTGAGGTTGTTGAGTTTATAGCTGAGGATACGCGGTATGTTCCCGACTATAAGCCTTTCCTAGACGCTGAGCGTAATCTAGGCGATGATGGAATAGTGTTCGTTTGGGCTGGGCGCTCGCCGATTCAAGAGCTTCAAATCGAGCTTATGGGGTATGAGATGTTCGCTGTTGCGCTCCACAGGTATCCTAAAGAGTTTGAGAGGCTTCTGAGGGCTTTAGAGAAGAGGGCTGACGAGCGCTATAAGATAATAGCGGAGTCCCCGGCTGAAGTTGTGAATGGAACAGATAACATAAATAGCGTGATAGTGAGCCCGAAACTCTATGAGAAATACGTTATGCCATTCTACAGTAGGCAGCATAGGCTTCTACGCAAGCATGACAAGATCTTAGAGGATCACATGGATGGGAAGCTTAAGGCTCTAAAAGACTTGGTTGCGAAAACGGATCTAGACGCTGTTGAAGCGTTTACGCCTCCACCCATGGGCGACCTGCCGCTGAAGGAGGCTAGAGAGGCATGGGATGGGAAAATCGTAAGCCTCAACATTCCTGAATCAATCTTCCTGGAGAGCCCCAGCAGAGTCAAAGAATACGTTTTAAGTCTCTTGAGGGAGGCTGCTCCCGGCGACCGCTTCATGCTATCGATCACAGAGGATATACCGGCGGGATATAGGGAGAAGGGGCTGCTGGCGGCCACAAGCGTTTGGAGGAAACATGGCAGATACCCGGTTAAAATATATTCTGAAACCGGCGGATATTAA
- a CDS encoding PRC-barrel domain-containing protein: protein MAQARERSVTRERLIGMQVIDGDGYLVGTVRDISFTIGRMGISLYVEGKDGSTREVPWEEVQSVGDFVLLKPRPAQVLEAQQPQQQQVQQVQQVQPQQAQAPVCPTCKGPLTWIPQYQRWYCYKCRKYA, encoded by the coding sequence ATGGCGCAGGCGAGAGAGAGAAGCGTGACGAGAGAGCGTTTAATCGGCATGCAGGTCATAGATGGGGACGGCTATCTAGTGGGGACTGTTAGGGATATAAGCTTCACTATCGGAAGAATGGGCATATCGCTATACGTGGAGGGGAAAGACGGCTCAACAAGAGAGGTGCCTTGGGAGGAAGTGCAATCCGTAGGAGACTTCGTCCTCTTGAAACCGCGGCCAGCGCAGGTTTTAGAGGCGCAGCAGCCCCAGCAACAACAGGTTCAGCAAGTGCAGCAGGTACAGCCACAACAGGCGCAGGCGCCGGTCTGCCCAACCTGCAAAGGCCCGCTTACGTGGATACCCCAATATCAGAGATGGTACTGCTATAAATGCAGGAAGTACGCTTAA
- a CDS encoding SPFH domain-containing protein: MPKVIEWVGARESDIVWRYPSEEIAWGDNLIVHEYEAAVFLRDGKAYDVFRAGRHVLTTANLPLLTKVLSVISGFDKVPFRATVIFVSLKQFQGRFGAQGQTKELAPLKFYGSFWFRIEEPNLFVNEVVGGQGAYTTSSLQDFLRGYFNERLIDTLSQYSLTEVYGKLDETSFLAKNALYDAFKRIGLELIDVKFEGIDTTPEWRDRIFFLRTGVSANEVLRMQTVQKTAESLSKSPGAAVGAGVVVIPPLFQPPAAPAAPAQQFILCPKCGFQNPSTAKFCSNCGAPLQAAAAGLTCPKCGTANPAGAKFCINCGSLLQSSVKCPKCGSEVQPGAKFCQNCGEKLA; this comes from the coding sequence ATGCCTAAGGTTATTGAGTGGGTTGGCGCGAGAGAAAGCGACATAGTCTGGAGGTATCCTAGTGAGGAGATCGCTTGGGGAGACAACCTGATTGTTCACGAGTACGAGGCAGCCGTCTTCCTCAGAGATGGTAAAGCGTACGATGTCTTTAGGGCTGGTAGACATGTCCTGACAACAGCGAACTTACCGTTGCTCACAAAAGTGTTATCAGTTATATCTGGGTTCGATAAAGTTCCATTCAGAGCAACAGTAATATTTGTCTCGCTGAAGCAGTTTCAGGGGAGATTCGGCGCCCAGGGCCAAACTAAGGAGCTGGCTCCCCTAAAGTTTTATGGCAGCTTCTGGTTTAGGATTGAGGAGCCCAACCTCTTCGTGAACGAGGTTGTTGGCGGGCAGGGAGCATACACCACAAGCAGCCTCCAAGATTTTCTTAGAGGATACTTCAATGAGAGATTAATCGACACATTAAGCCAATACTCGCTAACCGAAGTCTACGGAAAACTCGACGAAACCAGCTTCTTGGCGAAGAACGCCCTCTACGACGCCTTTAAGAGGATTGGGCTGGAGCTAATCGACGTGAAGTTTGAGGGAATCGACACTACACCTGAGTGGAGGGACAGAATATTCTTCCTTAGAACTGGGGTTTCAGCCAACGAGGTCCTAAGGATGCAGACGGTTCAGAAGACAGCTGAAAGTCTATCGAAAAGCCCCGGCGCAGCCGTAGGCGCAGGCGTGGTGGTGATTCCGCCGTTATTCCAGCCGCCAGCAGCCCCAGCTGCACCAGCACAGCAATTCATATTATGTCCAAAATGCGGCTTCCAGAACCCGTCAACAGCGAAGTTCTGCAGCAATTGCGGCGCACCCCTACAGGCGGCTGCAGCCGGTTTAACATGCCCGAAATGCGGAACAGCGAACCCGGCGGGTGCGAAATTCTGCATAAATTGCGGCTCACTGCTGCAATCTTCAGTTAAATGCCCGAAGTGTGGAAGCGAGGTTCAGCCGGGGGCAAAGTTCTGCCAAAATTGTGGGGAGAAGCTGGCTTAA